A portion of the Candidatus Binatota bacterium genome contains these proteins:
- a CDS encoding riboflavin synthase, with amino-acid sequence MRRLRRHLAGQGRARVYRGARRRGLDEPLGAQPARRPRLKQPTHTVFTGIIEDLASVASVSPLEQGCRLEITTALPTAELVMGESITLNGACMTVVVIGDTGFSVDVSSESLRCTTLGDLGEGAPVNLERSLRMGDRLGGHVVTGHVDGVGRVRTVREEGESSVYTFETSPELLVRLVEKGSVAVDGVSLTCYALTDDSFDVALIPHTMTVTTLGQRAAGDAVNLELDVLGKYVERLLEGRVG; translated from the coding sequence GTGCGCCGATTGCGGCGGCATCTGGCTGGACAAGGGCGAGCTCGAGTCTATCGAGGAGCGCGACGGCGAGGGCTGGATGAGCCGCTGGGTGCGCAGCCTGCTCGAAGGCCGCGGCTGAAGCAGCCAACCCACACCGTGTTTACCGGCATCATCGAAGACCTGGCCAGCGTGGCCTCAGTATCGCCGCTGGAGCAGGGCTGCCGACTGGAGATAACTACCGCGCTGCCCACTGCTGAGCTGGTTATGGGCGAGAGCATCACCCTGAACGGAGCCTGCATGACGGTGGTGGTCATTGGCGACACCGGCTTCAGTGTAGACGTTTCATCGGAGTCGCTCAGGTGTACGACGCTTGGTGACCTGGGCGAGGGTGCGCCGGTTAACCTCGAGCGCTCGCTGCGCATGGGTGATCGCCTGGGTGGCCATGTCGTGACCGGTCACGTCGACGGTGTTGGCCGCGTGCGCACCGTGCGCGAAGAAGGCGAATCGTCGGTGTACACCTTCGAGACTTCCCCCGAACTGCTGGTACGGCTGGTCGAGAAAGGCTCGGTGGCTGTCGACGGTGTGAGCCTGACCTGCTACGCGCTCACCGACGACAGCTTCGACGTGGCGCTCATTCCCCACACGATGACCGTCACCACGCTGGGGCAGCGGGCAGCGGGCGACGCCGTTAACCTCGAGCTCGACGTGCTGGGCAAGTACGTGGAGAGGTTGCTCGAGGGGCGGGTTGGCTGA
- a CDS encoding class I SAM-dependent methyltransferase produces MTDGPRSTREIYDSASPKWARNEKLLLSDFTARPYVLEQLEPLSDQRVLDLGCGEGFVARQIKAAGAASVLGIDLSEGMIDEARAEEKRNPQGIEYRQGDAADLQDLSEAAFDRIAAVFLFNYVTSDVMTEVIRSVRSWLAPGGRFVFTVPHPSLPFMRGEEPPFFFRRDGTGYFSARDKTLEGSIWRRDGVAVPVRCVHKPLEVYFEALGNAGWTGMPKVMELRVQPEHVNLDRDFFEPLLDQPLHLLFSVEKQE; encoded by the coding sequence ATGACTGACGGTCCCCGCTCCACGCGGGAAATCTACGACAGCGCTTCGCCCAAATGGGCGCGCAACGAGAAGTTGTTGCTCAGTGACTTCACGGCGCGCCCATACGTGCTGGAGCAACTTGAGCCACTCTCGGATCAACGCGTTCTCGACCTGGGGTGCGGTGAAGGCTTCGTTGCACGGCAGATCAAGGCGGCGGGTGCCGCGTCTGTTCTCGGAATCGATCTGTCCGAAGGAATGATCGATGAGGCTCGCGCCGAAGAGAAGAGGAATCCGCAGGGCATCGAATATCGACAGGGAGATGCTGCGGATCTGCAGGATCTCTCCGAAGCGGCCTTTGACCGCATCGCCGCCGTTTTTCTCTTCAACTACGTGACAAGCGACGTAATGACCGAGGTGATCCGCAGCGTTCGCTCCTGGCTCGCGCCCGGTGGTCGTTTCGTGTTCACCGTTCCCCATCCGAGCCTGCCGTTCATGCGCGGCGAGGAGCCCCCGTTCTTCTTTCGTCGGGACGGCACCGGCTACTTCAGTGCAAGGGATAAGACCCTCGAAGGGTCGATCTGGCGGAGGGATGGAGTGGCTGTTCCAGTGCGTTGCGTACACAAGCCGCTGGAGGTCTACTTCGAAGCGCTTGGGAATGCCGGGTGGACCGGCATGCCGAAAGTCATGGAACTGAGGGTTCAGCCGGAACACGTCAACCTGGATCGCGACTTCTTCGAGCCCCTTCTCGACCAGCCGCTCCACCTGCTTTTTTCGGTCGAGAAACAGGAGTAG
- a CDS encoding rhomboid family intramembrane serine protease — MSPRPASTNTQPCSTGINPPTNPNSSRALPAVRRNHLSAFLFNAGVLPAAHCRQAGPTVPAHGGAITPRRVTKTAKPIVERPHGAYSFRLGLACSVAHSEAMYPIRDTLGPYRFAPATWLLIAGNCTAFYFLVVSSKPEELLATWAMFPYRLEASASPAVLLSTITAAFLHGGFFHLASNQLYLFVFGHRVEQRLGSFLFVLLYLSGALSAGIMHVLADPYSSVPMVGASGAVSAVLGAYLVYFPLARVQFTFVLIRVWIPAMVFIVAWLATQVLGVFSADLATAWWAHLGGFSFGCFAALMLRGFHRPLTAETQSA, encoded by the coding sequence ATGAGCCCAAGACCCGCCAGCACGAACACCCAGCCCTGCAGCACGGGAATAAACCCACCCACGAATCCCAACAGCAGCAGGGCGCTGCCCGCCGTCAGGCGAAACCATCTCAGTGCTTTTCTTTTCAACGCGGGCGTACTTCCAGCGGCGCATTGTAGGCAGGCTGGGCCTACGGTTCCAGCCCACGGCGGCGCCATTACCCCCCGCCGTGTAACGAAAACGGCCAAGCCCATTGTGGAGCGCCCCCACGGGGCTTATTCTTTTAGACTGGGCCTCGCCTGCAGCGTGGCCCACAGTGAAGCCATGTACCCCATACGCGACACGCTGGGACCTTACCGATTTGCGCCCGCCACCTGGCTGCTCATAGCTGGTAACTGCACGGCTTTTTATTTTCTTGTCGTTTCCTCCAAGCCCGAAGAGCTGCTCGCCACCTGGGCAATGTTTCCCTATCGCCTGGAAGCCTCGGCGTCTCCCGCTGTGCTGTTGAGCACCATCACCGCAGCCTTTCTGCACGGCGGATTCTTTCACCTGGCAAGCAACCAGCTCTACCTTTTCGTGTTCGGCCACCGCGTGGAGCAACGGCTGGGAAGCTTCTTGTTCGTGCTGCTGTACCTGTCGGGCGCGCTGTCAGCCGGCATCATGCACGTGCTGGCCGACCCCTACTCCAGCGTGCCCATGGTGGGCGCGTCGGGAGCCGTGAGCGCCGTGCTGGGTGCCTACCTGGTTTACTTTCCGCTGGCGCGCGTGCAGTTCACCTTCGTGCTCATCCGGGTGTGGATACCAGCCATGGTCTTCATCGTGGCCTGGTTGGCCACGCAGGTGCTGGGCGTGTTCTCGGCAGACCTGGCAACGGCCTGGTGGGCCCACCTGGGCGGCTTTTCCTTCGGCTGCTTCGCCGCGCTCATGCTCAGGGGATTCCACCGTCCCCTCACCGCCGAAACCCAGTCCGCCTGA